Below is a genomic region from Chloroflexota bacterium.
ATGGATTATGCAATTGAAGCCCGAGATATATCTAAATATTACGGCAAACGCCGTCCCCGGTTGGCGCTTGACCGGATAAGTTTGTCAGTAGGTGAGGGGCAGCTTTTTGGCTTGATTGGCCCTGACGGAGCCGGGAAAACGACTATGTTGCGGATTCTTTCCACGGTGATGGAGCTATCTTCCGGTCAAACCCGAATTGCCGGTTTTGATACGCAAAAAAACGCCGAACAGGCCCGCTCATTGATTGGCTATATGCCGCAAGCCTTCAGCCTGTACCCGGATTTGAGCGTGATCGAAAATCTGAATTTCTTTGCCGATATTAACGGCGTGCCTCATGGTCGTCGGGAGGCGCGTATCGCTCAATTGCTGGATTTTGCCCGCCTGGATCGTTTTCAACACCGCCGCAGCGCGCTGCTTTCAGGCGGGATGCGTAAGAAGTTGGCCCTGGCCTGCGCGCTGGTGCATGATCCAAAGGTATTGCTGCTTGATGAGCCGACCACGGGAGTAGATCCGCTTTCGCGCAGAGAACTGTGGGGCATACTAGCGCAAGTAGTGTTGCAGGGTGTGACTGTACTCATCAGCACGCCCTATATGGACGAGGCCGAACGTTGCCATCAGATTGCTATGCTGCATCAGGGGGAGATTCTATCGCAAGGCAACCCGGCTGATCTGGCGAGCGATTTGCCCTTTGATGTTATCGAAGTCAAAGCGCGTCCTCGCAAAGCGATGCGCGCCATTGTAGACCAGGCGGATGGCGTTTCCGATTGGCGGCCTGTTGGAGATCGTTTGCGCTTGTCTGTGCAGAATCGCAACGGTAATGGCAATGCCAAACGGATTCTTAAGAATTTGCAGTCCCAGTTCAAGCGCCAGAAAATGGAGGTGCATATTTTGCGTCCATCGAAGATCAGTATGGAAGATGTCTTTGTGTATCTGGTTGGGCAACAGCGAGGCAAACGATGAGTGATTTCGCCCTGGCTATCGAAACTCAGCAGTTGACGAAACATTTTGGCGATTTTGTGGCGGTTAACAATATCGACTTTGCCATTCCGAAAGGCGAAATCTTTGGTTTGCTCGGCCCGAATGGCGCCGGAAAGACCACCACTATTCGGATGTTGTGCGGCATTATGAAGCCTTCCTCAGGGACAGCGACTGTTTTGGGGCACGACATCAACCGTGATCCTGAAGCCATTAAAAAACAAATTGGCTACATGTCGCAACGCTTCTCTCTATATAACGATCTGACGGCTTTCGAAAACTTGCAATTCTATGCTGCGGTGTATTCTGTGCCGCGTGGTGAGCGTGCTAAAAATATCGTTGAGTTGATTGAAATATCGGGTTTAGCGGATCATCGCAACGAATTAACGCGCAACTTGTCGGGAGCCTGGCGGCAGCGTCTGGCGCTGGCCTGCGCTGTCGTCCACAAACCCCCGATGCTCTTCCTCGATGAAGCTACTGCTGGCGTAGATCCGGTTTCGCGGCGCGAGTTTTGGGATTTGATCTATGAGATGGCCGGACAGGGGGTCAGTGTTTTGGCGACCACGCACTATATGGACGAAGCCGAATACTGCAATACCATCGGTATGATGTATCGCGGCGAGTTGATTGCAATCGCTGAGCCAGATGTTTTGCGTGCAAGTTTGCCTGGAATATTGGTGCAAATCGAATGTGACCCCATCGACCGCGCTCAGGCTATTCTGGATGCGATGCCCGAAACCCTGGAGGCTTCTGTGCATGGGGCGCTGTTGCATATTACGCTGGCTGATGCCAGGTTCCTCAAGAAAGTCATACGTAATCTGGCTCGCAACCAAATTCAGGTGAGCCAGATCGAGGAAGTGCAACCCTCCCTCGAAGATGTGTTCATTGCTCTGGTTTCTGAATATCGTCTCAAGGCAGAGCAGGATTCCGACGTAAATGGATAAGCTATGACCTACGCAAGTGTAATGAACATGGAGTAATACTATGGAACGATTATTTACAATCATGCGCAAGGAGTTATTTCATATCTGGCGCGATCCGCGCACAATGGCGATGCTCCTGCTGCTGCCGGGTTTGCTTCTGGTTTTGTTGGGCTACGGCGTCAATTTTGACCGCGAGCACACCCCTATGGCTGTGGCTGATATTTCGAAAACCGATGCCAGCCGCCGCTATATCGAGAACTTCACCGCCAGTGACGATTTTGAAATTACTTATGATGCTCTCAATGAGGATGAAATTCTGTCCTTGATCGATAACGATCAAGTCGATGCGGGTTTGCTGATCCCGGAGAGTTTTGGCCGCAAGGTTGCGGCTGGCGAGACGGTGCAGGTACAGTTTTATATCAATGGCGCTACTGACCCTGGGGATGTCCAGGCTATCCGTCTTAAGTTGAGCAGTATCAGCCAGGTGGCTGCCCAGAATATTCTCGTGGAGCAGCTTCAGCGCACGCCGCAGGGAGCCTTGATTCAAATTCCCGTTGACGCGCTCGAAAAAACACTCTACAACCCCGATAGCGACAGCAAGCTCTTCATGATACCTGGGCTGATCCCCATCATTCTTCAAGTTCAGGCGCTAATCCTGAGTGCGCTGGCGATTGTCAAAGAGCGCGAGCAAGGCACGATGGAACAGCTCATCGTCACCCCGATCAAATCCTGGGAGTTGATGCTGGGCAAAATCATCCCCTACTTGCTGGTTAGCATCTTGAATCTCTTTGCATTACTGTGGTTAGGCGATCTGTTGTTTGGCGTGGGCGTGGCCGGGAGTTTCTGGCAACTCGTGGGGTTGAGTGTGGTCTTTATCGTCGGTTCGCTGGGGATGGGAGTGTTAATTTCCAATATCTCCCAAACGCAGATGCAGGCCATTTATCTGGCAATCTTCCTGGTACTCATTCCGGCGATCATCCTCACAGGGCTGATGTACCCTCGCGACGATATGCCCTGGTTCACCTATATATACAGCGAACTACTCCCTGTGACACACTTTCTGGAAATTACACGCGGCATCATGCTGCGCGGAGTCAGCGCCGCATCGGTTTGGGCATCCACCCTGCCGTTGATTGGCCTGAGCCTGATCTATTTTGTAGCCAGCGTGCTTGCCTTCCGCAAGCGGATTGTATAGGAAGCCATCATGAAAAAACAAACCATTCTACTTACGGGGGCTTCCGGCGAAGTTGGCTTCGAGGCTTTCAAGGAATTGTTCAACCGCCGCCAGCGTTACAACATTCGTTTGTTGAATCTGGATCACAAATTTGAGCGGCAACGTTTTGCGCCCTATAACGGGCAGGTTGAAATTGTATATGGCGATTTGCGAAATCCCGATACGGTGCAGGAAGCTGTTCGTGGGGTGGATGGCGTGATTCATGCAGCAGCATTGATTCCCCCGCTGGCGGACGAGAACCCGGGGTTGGCGCGCGCTGTCAACGTGGGCGGGACTCGCTCGTTGGTGGCCGCCCTCACCGAGCAGAATCCTGCCGCCCGGTTGGTGTACACCTCATCCATCTCCGTTTACGGAGACCGAGTCGAAAATCCCCAAATCCGTGTTGGCGATCCGCTCGAACCGAGTGATGGGGATGAATACGCCAAAACTAAAGTCCAGGCTGAAGAGATGATTCAGGCATCTGGCCTAAAGTGGACGATTCTGCGGTTGAGCGGCATTCTGACCGAACGTCTGCATATTCAGCCCTTGATGTTCCACATGCCCCTGAATACAGCCCTGGAATGGTGCCACAGCAGCGATGCCGGTCTGGCTCTGGTGCAAGCCCTTGAGCATGAGGGCGTACTCGGGAGAATTTTTAATCTGGGGGGCGGAGACGCCTGCCGCATCTCGGCGCGCGAGTTTCTCTATAAAATGTTGCCGCTCTTTGGCGTTGATGCGGAAGCACTGCCCGAACAAGCTTTTGCGACCCGAAATTTCCACTCCGGCGATTATGCCGACGGCGACGAGTTGGATGCGCTGCTGGATTTTCGCCGCAAAACGCTGACGGATTATTTCGAAATGGCAAAAAAGCGCATTTCGCCCGCCAGCCGCGCCCTGGTGCGGATGATCCCCAATTTTATCGTCAGGGCTTATTTCACGGCTATCTCTGATCCGTTGAAAGCCATCCGCCGCGGCGATGCCGAACTCATCCGCCGCTACTTTGGTTCATTGGAAGCGTTCAATATCTTGTCACTGCGAGCAAAGCGAAGCAGCCTGCGCCATCTTCGGTGAGATCGCTTCTCGCAATGGCAACTACATTAAGTTTCTCTGTAATGGAGGTTTATCGATGAAAATACGGTTTATGCTTATCCCCATCGCGTTACTTTTACTGCTTGTATTAAGTGCCTGTGGCGCGTTTCCCACCGCTCAGGCCGCCGAAAATATGATTGAAGGTTCGGGACATGTCTCGGCGCAGCAGGTTAAGATTGCTTCAGAATTGGGCGGTAAAGTCGTCGAAGTGTTAGTTGACGAGGGTGACGAGATCCAGGCTGGAGATGTCTTGTTCCGCCTGGACGATGCGATCTATCAGGCACAGTACCGTCAGGCACAGGCGGGCGTGCTGGTGGCACAGGCGGCGGTAAACACGGCGCAAGCGCAACTGGATGCCGCCACTTCACAATATACGTTAGCACTTCAGGGCGCACGTTTGCAAGATTTGCAGGCCCGCAATGCTGCCTGGTTGGTCCCACTGCCGGAGGAGTTTACGCTGCCGGTTTGGTATTACCAGAAGGCCGAACGCATTCAGGCTATACAGAATGAGGTTGAAGTTGCGCACGGTGACGTGGTTCAAGAGCAAGCCGATTTGGCTCAGGAACTGCAGGATGCCAGTAATTCTGACCTGGTAGCTGCAGAAACCTCCCTGGCAGCAGCGCAGGCAACTTATCAAATTGCCCTGCAAACCCATGCCCAGGCTACGGCTGCAAATGAGAACGAAATTGTGGAGGAGATTGCCCAGGAGCAACTGGACACTGCTCTGGCCGATCTGGAGCGCGCCCAGCTTGACTACGACCGCATACTCTCGGAGACTGCCAGCGCCGATATACTAGCTGCGCGCGGGCGTGTAGCGGTGGCGCAATCGCGCTACGAAAATGCTCTCGACGCGCAGACACAGTTATTGAGCGGCGAACAATCTTTGCAGGTGGATGTAGCCGTCGCTGCCGTTGCTTTGGCCGAAGTCGGCCTTGCGCAGGTTGAAGCCAACCTGGTCGCTGCCGAGGCCTCGTTGCAAATACTCGAAGTACAGCTTGCCAAGACAGTCGTCTATGCGCCGACTTCTGGCGTGGTGCTAACCCGCAACCTGGAAATCGGCGAGATGATTGCGCAGGGCGGCCCGGTGATGGAAGTGGCGGATTTGGCGCAAGTGGAGTTGACCGTGTATATCTCGGAGGATCGCTATGGACAGGTCAAGCTTGGCCAGCAAGTGGAAATCGCCGTTGATTCATTCCCCGATGAAGCCTTTGTGGGCACGATTGCCGCCATCGCCGATCAGGCTGAGTTCACGCCCCGCAATGTGCAGACCGTTGACGGTCGCAAGAGTACGGTATTCGCGGTCAAGATTGTGCTGTCCAACCCCGAAGGGAAGCTCAAGCCCGGCATGCCCGCCGATGCGCGTATCCAGTTTTAAGTGTTTGGTGTAGGAAAATTATCGAAAAAGGCGAGCATGGAGGGTACGTCTCTATGCTCACCTTTTTCTTGAATCATTCAACTAATTGATGCGCGGGGGTGAAAAACTGGCGGTAAGTGAGATAGCTGGCAGTCAGGCCGGTGAAGGCCGAAGCGCCGATAATCATATACAGCACCACAATTTGAATTTGCACCGCCTCCATCGGGGATGCGCCTGCCAGAATCATGCCGGTCATTGCTCCGGGGAGCTTGATCAGCCCGGTAGTTTTGGTCGTGTCCACAATCGGGATCATGGCGTTTTGCAAGGATGTGCGCAACTGTGGGCGGGAAGCCTGCTGACTGGTGGCGCCCAACGCCAATGAAGTTTCAATCTGACCGCGCTGGGTGTGGAAATCATCCGCCAGGCGTTTCATCACTAATGCCGCCACCGACATCGAATTACCAATCACCATGCCACCTACGGGGATAATCGTCTGGGGGTCGAAGGTGAACACGTTTACGGCCACCAGAATCCCCAGGGTTAGCGCGCTGCCCAGCCCAATCGATACCAGCGCTACCCGTTGGGCATGGGGGATTTTTTTGCCGCGCTGGGCTGCCGTTCTTCCGGCGATGGTGGTCATAAAGACGAGGAGTGTTAGCGTCCATAGGGGAGAATCCAGATTGAAGATGAATTCTAGCGCATAGCCAATGGCGATGAGTTGCACGAAACTGCGCACCGTGGCAATCAGCAAATCTTTTTCGAGATCGGCCTCACGCCAGCGGGAGATCAACAGGGAGATGAGAATTAATATCGCCGCCGCGCCAATGCGTTCCAAGCCATCCAATGGAAATTCGGGGAGTGTAATCATACGTTAGCTTCCTGTGGAGAATCTGGGTACCGTGATGAAATTTTTGCAGTTGGATAATTTTGTCAGTTAGTCAGGTATTTTCAGTGGCTCTGTGGTGATAATTCGCGAATATCTTCACCGGCGGCGAAATCCAATACTTTTTGGTAGGGGCCGTTCGGATCAAGAACTTCTGCCACGCGTCCCATGGCCTGAACCTGGCCCTGGTTGAGCAAAACGACATTGCCCCCCACGCGGCGAGTCTGCTCGATGGTGTGCGATACCCAAATCAATGTCAGGCCGCGCTCGCGGTTTAGATGCAGCAAGGTTTTTTCCACTTGACGTGTAGCGTGGGGATCGAGTGCCGAGGTGGGTTCATCGAGCAACAGGACTTCGGGGGAGGTTGCCAGCGTGCGCGCCAAGGCGACGCGTTGCGCCTCGCCGCCGGAGAGTTGAGCCGCATCGGTCAAGGCAAATTCTGTGTGCAACGAGACGGCTTCAAGCAGCTCGTAGATGCGCTCTGGCGGCAGGATTGTTTTTTTCAACGCGGCGGCATGGGCGATATTCTCAGCCACGCTGCCGGGGAACATGCTGGCCTGTTGAAAGACCATCCCGATACGGCTACGCAGTTCGGTGACTGGCAGGGTGGTGATGTCTTCACCGTCGAGCAGGATGTTGTTCGATGGGGGTTCAAGCAAGCGATTGATGGCGCGCAGCAGGGTAGATTTACCGCTCCCGCTGGGGCCGATGAGCATCATCACTTCGCCGGGTTGCACACAAAACCCGACGCCGTGCAAAATAGGCTGCCCGCGACGGGCGATGTGAAGGTCACGAACTTCAATTTTTGCTTGCATAGGTTGGATGGCTCAAGGCAGCAATAAAAGCGCCTCGCCGTCAATCACCGTGATGCCATCTTGGTTGGTGCAGATGGTCTCAAAAGTGGCAATGGGTTTACCTTCGCGCAGTTTGGTCAGTGTGACCGTGGCGGTGATCGTATCGTCAATGAAGACCGGTGCGCGGAAGTTGAGCGTCTGCTGGATGTAGATGCTGCCCGGCCCCGGGAGTTGAGTCCCCAACACCGCGGAGATCAACCCCGAGGTCAGAATGCCGTGAACCAGCCGCTTGCCGAAGCGCGTCCCCGCGGCGTAGTCATCATCCAGGTGAACGGGATTCGCATCCCCGGAAATCTGTGCAAAGGCGCGCACATCTTCATCGCTGAAAATTTTTGTTCGTGAAGCAGAGTCGCCGATATTGAGCATGGGAATCTCCTGTGAAAACTTCGAAAATATCAAAATCTCGAAGTTTTAGAAAAGCTTCTTATACACGCGGTGCTTCTTATGCCATTGAACACCCAGGTGATCCATCTCGGTGAAACTTTTCAGATTGAGTTCGTTCACCTGGACAATATCGCCATGCAAGAAACGTTCATCACGGATGGTCTTTTCCAGTTCGCTGAAGAGTACTGCAGTTGCCCCAACGCCCTGATGCTCTGGCAGAAGGCCAATGCCGTTGAGGTCGAGCCACTCGGTGCGCTTGAATTCGCGCATCAGGTGCCACCAGCCCAAAGGCCATATGCGCCCGCGTGCTTTTTGTAGCGCCCGGTTGATATTGGGGTAGGCGAACATAAAACCGATCAGGGCATCTTCTTTGAAGACCAGCTTGATCAGGCGAGGATCCGCGATGGAGAGAATTTTATCGGCGATCAGCCACACTTCGGCTTCGGTGATGGGTACAAATTCGGGCACGGTGGCAAAAGCCTGATTATAAACTTCGCGCACTTGCGGGATGAATTGGCGTAATTCATCTTTGGTGTTAAAGCGACGCACATGGATACCGCGCCGCACCTGCACGCGCTTTGCTAATTCGTGAATGCGCTCCGGCAGCACGAAGGTGTCCCGGTGGAGTTGCCCGGAGAGCAGGTCGGATTCTTTGGTGAAGCCAAGTTCATCCATCAGGCGGGGGTAGTACGCCATATTGTAGGCAATCCCCATTGCCGGTAAGTAATCGAAGCCCTCCACTAACATGCCAATACTATCACCCTGGGCCAGACCTTTTGGCCCGACAAGCGCGCGGATGCCCTGTTGCCGCGCCCATTGCGCCCCGGTTTCGATAACGGCCTGAGCCGCTTCGAGATCGTCGATGCATTCAAAATAATAAAATAGACCTGTTTCTGTGCCACTAGTCGCGCGATAACGTTTGTTATCAAGTACGGCAATGCGGGCGACGGGCTTGCCGCGCGCTTCAGCAATGAAAAATGCCGCCTGGCTGTGCTGGTAAAAAGGGTGTTTGCTTGGATCGAGAGCGGTTTTCATCTCGCCCAGCATGGGCGGCACCCAATAGGGGTTATCGCGGTATAAATCAAATGGGAACTGGATGAACCGGCGGACATCTTTGGGGTTGTGGATGTCAATTTGTCGTGCGTGCATATGTGCTCCGTTGACGAAAGACGAAGGCCGGGGCCGGGCGTTATTCTCTCCGTCCGCCGTCTCTGGTCTTCCGTTGTTTTATCACCATCGCTCGTAACGCACCAATTCTTCCAGCGGCTTGCGATTCGTACCGCGCGGTTGAGCATCGGGATAGCCCAATGGAGTCATTACAATTGGGTCGACGCCTTCAGGCAGGCCGAGGATCTCGCGGCTGGCCTGGGCATTGAAAGCCCCGATCCAGCAAGTGCCTAGTCCCAGCG
It encodes:
- a CDS encoding ABC transporter ATP-binding protein yields the protein MDYAIEARDISKYYGKRRPRLALDRISLSVGEGQLFGLIGPDGAGKTTMLRILSTVMELSSGQTRIAGFDTQKNAEQARSLIGYMPQAFSLYPDLSVIENLNFFADINGVPHGRREARIAQLLDFARLDRFQHRRSALLSGGMRKKLALACALVHDPKVLLLDEPTTGVDPLSRRELWGILAQVVLQGVTVLISTPYMDEAERCHQIAMLHQGEILSQGNPADLASDLPFDVIEVKARPRKAMRAIVDQADGVSDWRPVGDRLRLSVQNRNGNGNAKRILKNLQSQFKRQKMEVHILRPSKISMEDVFVYLVGQQRGKR
- a CDS encoding ABC transporter ATP-binding protein: MSDFALAIETQQLTKHFGDFVAVNNIDFAIPKGEIFGLLGPNGAGKTTTIRMLCGIMKPSSGTATVLGHDINRDPEAIKKQIGYMSQRFSLYNDLTAFENLQFYAAVYSVPRGERAKNIVELIEISGLADHRNELTRNLSGAWRQRLALACAVVHKPPMLFLDEATAGVDPVSRREFWDLIYEMAGQGVSVLATTHYMDEAEYCNTIGMMYRGELIAIAEPDVLRASLPGILVQIECDPIDRAQAILDAMPETLEASVHGALLHITLADARFLKKVIRNLARNQIQVSQIEEVQPSLEDVFIALVSEYRLKAEQDSDVNG
- a CDS encoding ABC transporter permease, with the translated sequence MERLFTIMRKELFHIWRDPRTMAMLLLLPGLLLVLLGYGVNFDREHTPMAVADISKTDASRRYIENFTASDDFEITYDALNEDEILSLIDNDQVDAGLLIPESFGRKVAAGETVQVQFYINGATDPGDVQAIRLKLSSISQVAAQNILVEQLQRTPQGALIQIPVDALEKTLYNPDSDSKLFMIPGLIPIILQVQALILSALAIVKEREQGTMEQLIVTPIKSWELMLGKIIPYLLVSILNLFALLWLGDLLFGVGVAGSFWQLVGLSVVFIVGSLGMGVLISNISQTQMQAIYLAIFLVLIPAIILTGLMYPRDDMPWFTYIYSELLPVTHFLEITRGIMLRGVSAASVWASTLPLIGLSLIYFVASVLAFRKRIV
- a CDS encoding NAD(P)-dependent oxidoreductase; the protein is MKKQTILLTGASGEVGFEAFKELFNRRQRYNIRLLNLDHKFERQRFAPYNGQVEIVYGDLRNPDTVQEAVRGVDGVIHAAALIPPLADENPGLARAVNVGGTRSLVAALTEQNPAARLVYTSSISVYGDRVENPQIRVGDPLEPSDGDEYAKTKVQAEEMIQASGLKWTILRLSGILTERLHIQPLMFHMPLNTALEWCHSSDAGLALVQALEHEGVLGRIFNLGGGDACRISAREFLYKMLPLFGVDAEALPEQAFATRNFHSGDYADGDELDALLDFRRKTLTDYFEMAKKRISPASRALVRMIPNFIVRAYFTAISDPLKAIRRGDAELIRRYFGSLEAFNILSLRAKRSSLRHLR
- a CDS encoding HlyD family efflux transporter periplasmic adaptor subunit, whose amino-acid sequence is MKIRFMLIPIALLLLLVLSACGAFPTAQAAENMIEGSGHVSAQQVKIASELGGKVVEVLVDEGDEIQAGDVLFRLDDAIYQAQYRQAQAGVLVAQAAVNTAQAQLDAATSQYTLALQGARLQDLQARNAAWLVPLPEEFTLPVWYYQKAERIQAIQNEVEVAHGDVVQEQADLAQELQDASNSDLVAAETSLAAAQATYQIALQTHAQATAANENEIVEEIAQEQLDTALADLERAQLDYDRILSETASADILAARGRVAVAQSRYENALDAQTQLLSGEQSLQVDVAVAAVALAEVGLAQVEANLVAAEASLQILEVQLAKTVVYAPTSGVVLTRNLEIGEMIAQGGPVMEVADLAQVELTVYISEDRYGQVKLGQQVEIAVDSFPDEAFVGTIAAIADQAEFTPRNVQTVDGRKSTVFAVKIVLSNPEGKLKPGMPADARIQF
- the fetB gene encoding iron export ABC transporter permease subunit FetB; this encodes MITLPEFPLDGLERIGAAAILILISLLISRWREADLEKDLLIATVRSFVQLIAIGYALEFIFNLDSPLWTLTLLVFMTTIAGRTAAQRGKKIPHAQRVALVSIGLGSALTLGILVAVNVFTFDPQTIIPVGGMVIGNSMSVAALVMKRLADDFHTQRGQIETSLALGATSQQASRPQLRTSLQNAMIPIVDTTKTTGLIKLPGAMTGMILAGASPMEAVQIQIVVLYMIIGASAFTGLTASYLTYRQFFTPAHQLVE
- a CDS encoding phosphate ABC transporter ATP-binding protein — its product is MQAKIEVRDLHIARRGQPILHGVGFCVQPGEVMMLIGPSGSGKSTLLRAINRLLEPPSNNILLDGEDITTLPVTELRSRIGMVFQQASMFPGSVAENIAHAAALKKTILPPERIYELLEAVSLHTEFALTDAAQLSGGEAQRVALARTLATSPEVLLLDEPTSALDPHATRQVEKTLLHLNRERGLTLIWVSHTIEQTRRVGGNVVLLNQGQVQAMGRVAEVLDPNGPYQKVLDFAAGEDIRELSPQSH
- a CDS encoding MaoC family dehydratase encodes the protein MFSKFSQEIPMLNIGDSASRTKIFSDEDVRAFAQISGDANPVHLDDDYAAGTRFGKRLVHGILTSGLISAVLGTQLPGPGSIYIQQTLNFRAPVFIDDTITATVTLTKLREGKPIATFETICTNQDGITVIDGEALLLLP